CAGTGCCACATCTGCGTTGTTATCGGCCTGCTCATGTGCGAAAAGCACACATCGCAGGCCGATGCCTAGCATCTGCGGCACTGCTGAACAGTTACGGTTCTGGGCTTCGGCACCTTTCTGGGTCAGAAGGTGGATAGTTACCACATATTTAGTATCATGCATTATGCGATGATTCATGACTAATTTTCGTTTAACCGTAACGTAAACCGGCAACTGAACACCGATAACCTGGGTAGTTCCCCCTTTTGTTTGGTACATTTATGGAAAAGCTAAACCCAGAGATTATTCGTGGTAAGAACCTGGATGCGTGTTATGCCGCCATTACCCGCGATTTTCAAGGACTGATCCAGGGATCGATTGAAAGAAAAGGATATGCTACTATCGCTCTCTCTGGCGGGAGGACCCCGGCCGGTCTCTTTGAAGCGATAGCACACTCTCCTACTATTATTGATTTCCCTTGGCATAAGGTATTTATTTTTTTTGTTGATGAACGAGTTGTGTCACCTGATCATCTGGAGAGCAATTACAGTTTGTTTCGGACTCATTTTATGGCGTATCTGCCACTTGTTGAGAGTCAAGTATTCAGGATGCCTGTAGAAATAAAGCCTCTCTCGGTTGCAGCTTCTCATTACCAACAAACCATGGTGGAAGTGTTTTCTTCACTGACCAAGAGAGAGAAACCATACTCAGATGATCAGTTTCCGGTATTTGATCTTATCCTGTTGGGTATGGGGCAAGATGGTCATACTGCGTCATTGTTTCCTGGCCATTCAGCGTTAAGTCAAAGGAAATGGGTAGCGGCGGTGGAGGCGGATCAGGCTGTGCCGCCTGTGCCGCGCTTGACTTTGACGTTTCCCGTCATTAATCATGCTGATACAGTAATTTTCCTGATTAACGGAGAAGAAAAGGTACGTTTAGCTGAATCGTTTTTGTCCAACATATCTCAAGAGAACTATCCGGCTTCACTTGTTAATCCGAAGCGGAGATTGCTGTGGTACCTGGCTCAATAAGGAGTATAGTTTGATGGATGAACGTAGAAAAACAAGTCGTCTTTCTCTGAAAATAAAAGGTAATC
The nucleotide sequence above comes from Desulfobulbaceae bacterium. Encoded proteins:
- the pgl gene encoding 6-phosphogluconolactonase, with amino-acid sequence MEKLNPEIIRGKNLDACYAAITRDFQGLIQGSIERKGYATIALSGGRTPAGLFEAIAHSPTIIDFPWHKVFIFFVDERVVSPDHLESNYSLFRTHFMAYLPLVESQVFRMPVEIKPLSVAASHYQQTMVEVFSSLTKREKPYSDDQFPVFDLILLGMGQDGHTASLFPGHSALSQRKWVAAVEADQAVPPVPRLTLTFPVINHADTVIFLINGEEKVRLAESFLSNISQENYPASLVNPKRRLLWYLAQ